A DNA window from Nitrospirota bacterium contains the following coding sequences:
- a CDS encoding ABC transporter ATP-binding protein: MSVLEINGLNISFHSAQGVVEVVKDLSLSLKKGTVFGLAGESGCGKSLTALAVMGILPPGMQATGEVAYGGRNLLGLKDAELRRIRGCEISMIFQEPMTSLNPVLRVGYQIEEVIRTHLKVGRKEAEKIARGILRAVHIPSPEVRMREYPHQMSGGMRQRVMMAMAIACSPAVLIADEPTTALDVTIQAQLLRMLRELVDEKHMALLLITHDLGIIAENAETVAVMYAGRLVETAPSAMLFERPAHPYTVGLLRSLPSARGVELRPIPGTVPRPGHLPPGCTFSDRCPCVVDACHDREPELLEVRPEQRARCIRSEEILRGDARVHVPMQELR, from the coding sequence GTGTCCGTCCTCGAAATCAACGGCCTGAACATTTCCTTCCACTCCGCCCAGGGCGTGGTCGAGGTCGTCAAGGACCTGTCGCTTTCCCTGAAAAAGGGGACCGTCTTCGGCCTTGCGGGGGAGAGCGGCTGCGGCAAGAGCCTTACGGCCCTGGCCGTCATGGGCATCCTGCCCCCGGGGATGCAGGCCACCGGGGAGGTCGCCTACGGCGGGAGAAACCTCCTCGGCCTCAAGGACGCCGAGCTCCGGCGCATTCGCGGGTGCGAGATATCCATGATATTCCAGGAGCCCATGACCTCCCTGAACCCGGTGCTCCGGGTGGGCTACCAGATAGAGGAGGTCATCAGGACACACCTGAAAGTGGGCCGCAAGGAGGCCGAGAAGATAGCCCGGGGCATCCTCCGCGCGGTGCACATCCCCTCCCCGGAAGTCCGTATGCGGGAGTATCCCCACCAGATGTCCGGCGGGATGAGGCAGCGGGTCATGATGGCCATGGCCATCGCATGCAGCCCCGCCGTGCTCATCGCGGACGAGCCCACCACGGCCCTGGACGTCACCATCCAGGCCCAGCTGCTCCGGATGCTCAGGGAGCTGGTCGACGAAAAGCATATGGCCCTTCTGCTCATCACGCACGACCTGGGCATCATCGCCGAGAACGCCGAAACGGTGGCCGTCATGTACGCCGGGCGCCTGGTGGAGACCGCACCGTCGGCGATGCTCTTCGAGAGACCGGCCCATCCCTACACGGTGGGTCTTCTCCGCTCCCTGCCCAGCGCCCGGGGCGTGGAGCTCCGGCCCATCCCGGGAACGGTGCCCCGGCCGGGACACCTTCCTCCCGGCTGCACGTTCTCCGACCGGTGTCCCTGCGTGGTTGACGCCTGCCACGACCGGGAGCCCGAGCTCCTGGAGGTACGCCCGGAGCAGCGGGCCCGGTGCATACGCTCCGAGGAGATACTCCGCGGAGATGCCCGAGTGCACGTGCCGATGCAGGAATTGAGATGA
- a CDS encoding tetratricopeptide repeat protein, whose protein sequence is MPWETKELYERASDLFEKNNYIEAEGILKEVARQKPRYADVLNKLGVIAHLDGRLEEACEYFERALNVNPGYTEAALNLTITLNEMGATDRAYEVFMTLVKDAPRQNGYRDCYAAGKLANEHYRLGNIYYSMGSFDEAIEEYRKALARRPGLTDIHTRLGMALREKGLFDDAITELTKAKQANPVYGQARVQLGLTYYLKGHMGLAFAEWEQAAGQDPELKEARTFLHILRRGG, encoded by the coding sequence ATGCCTTGGGAAACGAAGGAACTTTACGAGCGCGCCAGCGACCTCTTCGAGAAGAACAACTACATCGAAGCCGAAGGCATCCTCAAGGAGGTCGCCCGGCAGAAACCCCGGTATGCCGACGTCCTGAACAAGCTCGGCGTCATCGCGCACCTGGACGGCCGGCTCGAGGAGGCGTGCGAGTACTTCGAGCGGGCCCTCAACGTCAACCCCGGCTATACGGAGGCCGCCCTGAACCTCACCATCACCCTCAACGAGATGGGGGCCACCGACCGGGCCTACGAGGTCTTCATGACCCTGGTGAAGGACGCCCCCCGGCAGAACGGCTACAGGGACTGCTACGCCGCCGGGAAGCTGGCCAACGAGCATTACAGGCTGGGCAACATCTACTACTCCATGGGCTCCTTCGACGAGGCCATAGAGGAGTACCGGAAGGCCCTCGCCCGGCGGCCCGGCCTGACCGACATCCACACCCGCCTGGGGATGGCCCTCAGGGAGAAGGGCCTCTTTGACGACGCCATCACCGAGCTGACCAAGGCCAAGCAGGCAAACCCCGTCTACGGGCAGGCCCGGGTGCAGCTTGGCCTGACGTACTATCTGAAGGGCCACATGGGCCTGGCCTTCGCGGAGTGGGAGCAGGCGGCGGGGCAGGACCCGGAGCTCAAGGAAGCAAGGACCTTCCTGCACATCCTCCGGCGGGGGGGCTGA
- a CDS encoding zinc ribbon domain-containing protein: MFRFLILSIVTGVAGALIAERKGRNTALWGALCFLFPILVLLVLVLPSTVSRGRTKKCPYCAEIIKEEAQVCKHCGRELPIEMVECPGCGKYVPRGENCPECGHSLPR; the protein is encoded by the coding sequence GTGTTCCGCTTTCTCATCCTGAGCATCGTAACCGGTGTTGCGGGCGCCCTCATTGCCGAACGCAAGGGCAGAAACACCGCCCTATGGGGTGCGCTGTGCTTTCTCTTCCCCATTCTGGTCCTTCTGGTCCTGGTGCTTCCGTCCACCGTCTCCAGGGGCAGGACGAAGAAATGCCCCTATTGTGCCGAAATCATCAAGGAGGAGGCCCAGGTCTGCAAGCACTGCGGGCGGGAGCTTCCCATCGAGATGGTGGAGTGCCCCGGTTGCGGAAAGTACGTGCCCCGCGGGGAGAACTGCCCGGAGTGCGGCCATTCCCTTCCCCGGTAA
- the hemC gene encoding hydroxymethylbilane synthase gives MKDKVVIATRGSKLALWQAEWVRSLIAGANPSLAVELLKIKTTGDKILDVPLAKVGGKGLFVKEIEEALLRGEADLAVHSMKDVPTYLPEGLHLGAILHREDPRDALISTKGTFKELPRGATVGTSSLRRSSQLANARGDLEIVSLRGNLDTRLRKLEEGQFDAIVLAAAGVKRLGFEDRITEVLEPSVSLPAIAQGAVGIECRKDDAFVNGLIAPLAHEETTVCVTAERAALIRLEGGCQVPIAAHAYLADGRLVMDGLVGSVSGDTIIRAHREGAAAEAAALGTALAEELLGMGANRILAEIYGKEPPLNGELSS, from the coding sequence GTGAAAGACAAGGTCGTTATCGCCACGCGGGGGAGCAAGCTCGCCCTCTGGCAGGCCGAGTGGGTTCGCTCGCTCATTGCCGGCGCAAACCCGTCCCTGGCCGTGGAGCTCCTGAAGATAAAGACCACCGGGGACAAGATACTGGACGTCCCCCTGGCCAAGGTGGGCGGCAAGGGCCTCTTCGTCAAGGAGATAGAGGAGGCCCTGCTCAGGGGCGAGGCGGACCTTGCCGTGCACAGCATGAAGGACGTGCCCACCTACCTGCCCGAGGGCCTTCACCTGGGGGCCATCCTTCATAGGGAGGACCCGCGCGACGCCCTGATAAGCACCAAGGGGACCTTCAAGGAGCTTCCCCGGGGGGCCACCGTGGGGACGTCGAGCCTCCGGCGCTCCTCGCAGCTTGCCAACGCCCGCGGGGACCTCGAAATCGTCTCCCTCCGGGGCAACCTGGACACCAGGCTCCGGAAACTGGAGGAGGGGCAGTTCGACGCCATCGTGCTGGCCGCCGCCGGGGTGAAGCGCCTGGGGTTCGAGGACCGCATCACCGAGGTCCTGGAGCCCTCGGTCTCGCTGCCGGCCATAGCCCAGGGGGCCGTGGGCATAGAGTGCCGGAAGGACGATGCCTTCGTAAACGGGCTTATCGCCCCGCTGGCCCACGAGGAGACCACTGTCTGCGTGACGGCGGAGCGCGCGGCCCTCATCAGACTGGAAGGGGGCTGCCAGGTGCCCATCGCCGCCCATGCATACCTGGCAGACGGGAGGCTCGTCATGGACGGGCTGGTGGGCAGCGTCTCGGGCGACACCATCATCCGGGCGCACCGGGAGGGAGCGGCCGCGGAGGCCGCCGCCCTGGGGACCGCCCTTGCCGAGGAGCTTCTGGGGATGGGGGCGAACCGCATACTGGCCGAGATCTACGGAAAGGAGCCGCCGCTGAACGGCGAGCTGTCAAGCTAG
- the hemA gene encoding glutamyl-tRNA reductase translates to MRLLVVGLNHKSAAVEVREKLAFDGPKLQDGLTALCSLPEVQEALVLSTCNRVEMYISTREPELAARSVEAFCASFHGIDPSLLEGALYVKTDQEAVRHAFRVAASLDSMVVGEPQILGQMKDAFEFALSRKATGVFLNKLMKKSISVAKRIRTETAIAENAVSISFAAVELARKIFRDLNEHAVMLLGAGEMAELAAKHLQSTGIRELIVANRTYERGVELAREMNGRPVHFESFLDEMLGTDIVICSTGAPTYVITRPDMHALMKERKQKPVFVIDISVPRNVDPGINDLPNVYLYDVDDLQGVVDTNVKEREKEAQKAEGIVEEEIETFRRWQASLDSVPTIKALREHAEGIKRQELERALNKMGGLGEKERKAVEALASAIVNKLIHPPTAALKEDAEDKDILIATIKRLYTLNDKGGD, encoded by the coding sequence ATGAGGCTTCTGGTCGTGGGCCTGAACCACAAGAGCGCCGCCGTGGAGGTGAGGGAGAAGCTCGCCTTCGACGGCCCGAAGCTCCAGGACGGGCTCACGGCCCTGTGCTCCCTGCCGGAGGTGCAGGAGGCCCTGGTGCTGTCCACCTGCAACCGGGTGGAGATGTACATAAGCACCCGGGAGCCCGAGCTGGCCGCCCGGTCCGTCGAGGCCTTCTGCGCGAGCTTCCACGGCATAGACCCCTCCCTGCTCGAGGGCGCCCTGTACGTGAAGACCGACCAGGAGGCCGTCCGCCACGCCTTCCGGGTGGCGGCCAGCCTGGACAGCATGGTGGTGGGGGAGCCCCAGATTCTGGGGCAGATGAAGGACGCCTTCGAGTTCGCCCTCTCCAGGAAGGCCACCGGGGTCTTCCTGAACAAGCTCATGAAGAAATCCATATCCGTGGCCAAGCGCATCCGCACCGAGACGGCCATTGCAGAGAACGCCGTCAGCATCAGCTTCGCCGCCGTGGAGCTGGCCAGAAAGATATTCCGTGACCTGAACGAACACGCCGTCATGCTCCTGGGCGCGGGGGAGATGGCCGAGCTTGCCGCCAAGCATCTCCAGAGCACCGGCATCAGGGAGCTCATCGTGGCCAACCGCACCTACGAGCGGGGGGTGGAGCTGGCCCGGGAAATGAACGGCAGGCCGGTACATTTCGAGAGCTTCCTCGACGAAATGCTCGGGACCGACATCGTCATCTGCTCCACCGGCGCTCCCACCTACGTGATTACCCGGCCCGACATGCACGCCCTCATGAAGGAGCGCAAGCAGAAGCCCGTCTTCGTCATCGACATCTCGGTCCCGCGCAACGTCGACCCCGGGATAAACGACCTGCCCAACGTCTACCTCTATGACGTGGACGACCTGCAAGGGGTCGTGGACACCAACGTCAAGGAGCGCGAGAAGGAGGCCCAAAAGGCCGAGGGCATCGTCGAGGAGGAGATAGAGACTTTCCGGCGCTGGCAGGCGTCGCTGGATTCCGTCCCCACCATCAAGGCCCTGAGGGAGCACGCCGAGGGGATAAAGAGGCAGGAGCTGGAGCGGGCCCTGAACAAGATGGGCGGCCTGGGCGAAAAGGAGAGAAAGGCCGTGGAGGCCCTGGCCTCGGCCATCGTCAACAAGCTCATCCATCCGCCCACCGCGGCCCTCAAGGAAGACGCCGAGGACAAGGACATCCTCATCGCCACCATCAAGCGCCTCTACACGCTCAACGACAAAGGCGGGGACTAG
- the ccsB gene encoding c-type cytochrome biogenesis protein CcsB — MSVYPFELALTFYFAAALFGVIEIIRGSRATSWLMMISAGLGFANHTVSILYRYAAAGHLPISSPHEAASFFAWSIMLLFFVLRMRYRIGLMGSFIMPVVFLLMLASSMLSRDIKPLSPTLQSYWLWIHTFLAFTGDAAFALAFVTGIMYLVQEHYLKSKHMGGLFDRLPSIQMLDYLNYRLITIGFPLMTLAIVTGALWADSAWGSYWRWDPREVWSLIIWFLYAIILHARLVAGWRGRRASVLSILGFLVIVGAFFGIKFFHKGLHIFP; from the coding sequence ATGAGTGTATATCCCTTCGAGCTGGCCCTGACCTTCTACTTCGCGGCCGCCCTGTTCGGCGTCATCGAGATCATCCGCGGCTCCCGCGCCACCTCCTGGCTGATGATGATATCGGCGGGCCTGGGGTTTGCAAACCACACGGTCAGCATCCTCTACCGGTACGCCGCCGCCGGGCATCTGCCCATCAGCAGCCCTCATGAGGCGGCGAGCTTCTTCGCCTGGTCCATCATGCTTCTTTTCTTCGTCCTCAGGATGCGCTACCGCATCGGGCTCATGGGCTCCTTCATCATGCCGGTGGTCTTTCTGCTGATGCTGGCCTCCTCGATGCTCTCGCGCGACATCAAGCCCCTGTCGCCCACGCTTCAGAGCTACTGGCTGTGGATACATACGTTCCTTGCCTTCACGGGCGACGCGGCCTTCGCGCTGGCCTTTGTCACGGGCATCATGTACCTGGTGCAGGAGCACTATCTGAAGTCCAAGCACATGGGGGGCCTGTTCGACCGGCTGCCGAGCATCCAGATGCTGGACTACCTGAACTACCGGCTCATCACCATCGGGTTTCCCCTGATGACGCTGGCCATCGTCACCGGGGCGCTCTGGGCCGACTCGGCCTGGGGCAGCTACTGGAGATGGGACCCGCGGGAGGTGTGGTCGCTCATCATCTGGTTCCTTTACGCCATCATCCTGCACGCCCGGCTGGTGGCCGGCTGGCGGGGCAGGCGCGCCTCGGTGCTCTCCATACTGGGCTTCCTGGTCATCGTGGGGGCGTTTTTCGGCATCAAGTTCTTCCATAAGGGGTTGCACATCTTCCCATGA